The Desulfomicrobium escambiense DSM 10707 genome includes a region encoding these proteins:
- a CDS encoding type VI secretion system Vgr family protein → MPHPTADSSWFTFEAPADHAFRVFAFTGIEEAHRPYEFGIELVDESSGVDFTELLGQPACLSVADKSGGVRHVHGLIRHFAQLHTSNLRTHYRCLLVPRLWFLSLITDHRIFQNMSVLQIIEQILKEQNFTGNSYAFKCFFDYAPREYCVQYGETSLHFISRLCEEEGIYFYFEHSADRHVLCFSDREGGPMIGGESLLRFHPGAGTETDTAVVREVELNQAVVSDAFTFREWNFEKTRLDLQVGQAETDSVKAPVPAGMTLERYRYPHLYQLQKDGRRYADMELLRHFSLSRWIDVHTDASRMLPGHSFELFGHRRPELNARWWVVRVEHRGEQPQVLEHEAPDRGMTYAANVRAIPITTRFVPASDHPKIRIPEKQTAIVTGPDGEEIFPDRYGRVKVQFHWDRLDRRDENTSCWIRVSQGWAGGQYGTMAIPRIGQEVIVSFLEGDPDRPIVTGRVYNSANPVPYFLPEHKTRTVFKSLSSPSGVGFNELRVEDRKGQEEIFVHAEKDVNVHVKNDWKEHVLRDQHRTIDHFSYSLVKGEDQQTVEQDRKVELLSDDHLTVRGSSHSRYDDWLLQAGTESHVAAGRKTVIEAGSELTIKAGGGFIRIDPSGVYVGGTKVRINSGGSPGVGSGARPLLPIPPEYVGKYTEHFVLQDNESRFWVNMPYEILMEGDEIVSGTTDMQGRTHVEVDKCVKEVRLGLSSAFNADLE, encoded by the coding sequence ACCGGCCCTACGAGTTCGGGATCGAACTGGTGGACGAATCCTCGGGCGTCGACTTTACGGAACTCCTCGGCCAGCCCGCCTGCCTGTCCGTCGCCGACAAAAGCGGCGGGGTCCGCCATGTCCACGGCCTCATCCGCCACTTCGCGCAGCTCCATACCTCCAACCTCCGCACCCACTACCGCTGCCTGCTCGTCCCGCGCCTGTGGTTCCTGAGCCTGATCACGGACCACCGCATATTCCAGAACATGAGCGTGCTCCAGATCATCGAGCAGATTCTGAAGGAGCAGAACTTCACCGGGAATTCCTACGCCTTCAAATGTTTCTTCGACTACGCTCCCCGCGAGTACTGCGTGCAGTACGGCGAAACGAGCCTGCATTTCATCTCCCGACTGTGCGAGGAGGAAGGCATCTACTTCTACTTCGAGCATTCCGCCGATCGGCATGTGCTCTGCTTTTCAGACCGCGAGGGCGGGCCGATGATCGGCGGCGAGAGCCTGCTGCGCTTCCATCCCGGCGCCGGGACCGAGACGGACACGGCCGTGGTCCGGGAAGTCGAACTGAATCAGGCCGTTGTCAGCGACGCCTTCACCTTCCGGGAATGGAACTTCGAGAAGACACGCCTGGACCTTCAGGTCGGCCAGGCGGAGACGGATTCCGTCAAGGCCCCTGTCCCCGCAGGAATGACGCTGGAGCGATACCGCTATCCCCATCTGTACCAGTTGCAGAAAGACGGCAGGCGTTACGCGGACATGGAGCTGCTACGCCATTTCAGTCTGAGCCGCTGGATCGATGTCCACACCGACGCGTCCCGGATGCTCCCCGGACATTCCTTCGAACTGTTCGGTCACCGCCGACCGGAACTCAACGCCCGCTGGTGGGTCGTGCGGGTCGAGCACCGCGGCGAGCAGCCGCAGGTGCTGGAGCACGAGGCTCCGGACCGGGGGATGACGTATGCGGCCAATGTCCGGGCCATCCCGATCACGACGCGCTTCGTGCCCGCGTCCGACCATCCCAAGATACGCATCCCGGAAAAGCAGACGGCCATCGTGACGGGTCCCGATGGCGAGGAGATCTTCCCGGACCGGTACGGCCGGGTGAAGGTGCAGTTCCACTGGGACCGTCTGGACAGGCGCGACGAGAACACGAGCTGCTGGATCCGCGTGTCCCAGGGTTGGGCCGGCGGCCAGTACGGCACCATGGCCATCCCACGGATCGGCCAGGAGGTTATCGTCTCATTCCTGGAGGGCGACCCGGACCGGCCCATCGTCACGGGCCGGGTCTACAACTCCGCCAACCCGGTCCCGTACTTCCTGCCCGAACACAAGACGCGCACGGTCTTCAAATCCCTGTCCTCGCCGAGCGGGGTCGGCTTCAACGAACTGCGCGTGGAGGACAGGAAAGGCCAGGAAGAAATCTTCGTCCATGCCGAGAAGGACGTGAACGTGCACGTGAAAAACGACTGGAAGGAACACGTCCTGCGCGACCAGCACCGCACCATCGACCATTTTTCCTACTCACTCGTGAAGGGCGAAGATCAGCAGACCGTGGAACAGGACCGCAAGGTCGAACTCCTGTCCGACGATCACCTGACGGTCAGGGGGAGCAGCCACAGCCGCTACGACGACTGGCTCCTCCAAGCCGGAACCGAGTCCCACGTGGCGGCCGGCCGCAAGACCGTCATCGAGGCCGGCTCGGAACTGACCATCAAGGCCGGTGGCGGCTTCATCAGGATCGACCCTTCAGGCGTGTACGTTGGCGGGACCAAGGTCAGGATCAACTCGGGCGGGAGTCCGGGGGTGGGAAGCGGAGCGAGGCCCCTGCTTCCTATACCACCCGAATATGTGGGCAAATACACGGAACATTTTGTCCTGCAGGACAATGAAAGTCGGTTTTGGGTCAACATGCCGTATGAGATATTGATGGAAGGCGACGAAATCGTTTCCGGAACGACGGATATGCAGGGAAGAACGCACGTTGAGGTTGACAAGTGTGTCAAGGAAGTTCGTCTCGGCTTGTCATCTGCTTTTAATGCTGATTTGGAGTAA
- a CDS encoding DUF6402 family protein, protein MPLRSESVDVFLESTFSAISRLSDANISEGKIVVINRLKMTDLPKVMTKMGWTVAPQLMERWFESDAFVLDEYLRKKYFDDPLDIPAIHYNDKIVTMEWALTFERVRNEYDNIFRNINTVAAIKKLKDHVINHKLFDDGSRLGNIGMNARELNAHCQIQTQMFGSRTDTIDDLYGAIGLGMLQLAVVGEVQRGINKDSFRVDNIGVYLKDAYEFNGFQFLGCWTNEKTFGKAEILGRAAAQAYRLKSPEAALAAKFIKTDQPVFHVHNHDFRNYREKHGKGGDFIIYSDVKWTPGYGLTIPLGDALRNVPAFAGS, encoded by the coding sequence ATGCCGCTCCGTAGTGAGTCTGTTGATGTATTTTTAGAATCCACTTTTTCAGCGATATCACGCCTCAGCGATGCAAATATTTCTGAGGGCAAGATCGTTGTTATCAACAGACTGAAAATGACAGATCTGCCAAAAGTGATGACCAAGATGGGATGGACTGTCGCGCCACAATTGATGGAGCGATGGTTTGAAAGTGATGCATTCGTATTAGACGAATATTTGAGGAAAAAATATTTTGATGATCCTCTAGATATCCCTGCTATCCATTATAACGATAAAATAGTGACCATGGAGTGGGCACTCACATTCGAACGCGTAAGAAATGAATATGACAATATTTTTCGAAATATAAATACAGTAGCAGCAATAAAGAAATTGAAAGACCACGTAATCAATCACAAATTATTTGATGATGGTTCGCGCTTAGGCAATATCGGCATGAACGCCCGTGAACTCAACGCCCATTGCCAGATCCAAACCCAGATGTTTGGCTCACGCACGGATACCATTGACGATCTGTATGGTGCCATCGGGTTGGGCATGCTGCAGCTTGCCGTCGTCGGCGAAGTGCAGCGCGGCATCAACAAAGATTCATTTCGGGTGGACAATATCGGAGTGTATCTCAAAGACGCCTATGAGTTCAATGGGTTTCAGTTTCTTGGATGTTGGACCAACGAGAAGACATTCGGAAAGGCTGAAATATTGGGTCGTGCAGCGGCTCAAGCATATCGATTGAAGTCTCCGGAAGCTGCACTGGCTGCAAAATTCATCAAGACGGACCAGCCTGTGTTTCATGTTCACAATCATGACTTTCGAAACTACCGGGAAAAGCATGGAAAGGGTGGCGATTTCATCATCTATTCCGATGTGAAATGGACTCCCGGATACGGCTTGACAATCCCGCTTGGAGATGCGCTGCGAAACGTCCCCGCGTTTGCGGGATCATGA